In the Acetobacterium sp. KB-1 genome, GTGAAGCTCATTATGGAATTGCGTGCTAATGGGCTTTCGCAATCATCAATCGCACGCAGCCGACACATGTCAAAAACTTCTGTTAATGAAGTTTTCCGTATTGCTGAAGAACAGCATCTTTCTTATGATGAGATCAAAGACCGGTCTTCAGACGAAGTCTATCATCTGTTCTTTCCGCATAAACATGCTGAAGAAACCGTTTATGCGCTGCCGGATTATGACTATGTTCATAATGAGTTGACCAAAGTGGGCGTCACCCTCAAAATTCTCTGGCAAGAGTATCGGGATCAATGCACTGCCACGTCACATCTCAACGTTGGTTATACGAAATTCTGTAATGGTTATCGCGATGAAGTGGCGCGTAAAAAGCTAACCAATCATCTGACCCATAAGCCGGGTGTGATCGCCGAAGTTGACTGGAGTGGCAAAACCCAAAAGCTGATTGACCAGGTGACCGGTGATGAGATAAAAGTTTATCTCTTTGTTGGCACCTTGCCTTACAGCCAGTATACCTATGTTGAACCATGTTTAGATATGAAACAAAATACCTGGCTCAATTGTCATGTGCACATGTATGAATACTTTGGTGGTTCAACGGTTCGCACGGTTTGTGATAATCTCAAGACGGGTGTTGTTACGCATCCCAGGGAAGGTGACATCATTCTCACTGAAGCTTATGAAGCTTTGGGTGATCACTATTGCACGGCTATTATGCCCGCCCCGGTGCGAAAACCAAAAGCAAAGGCTTCGGTTGAAGGCAGCGTTGGTAAACTCGCCACGGCGGTGATTGCCAAACTTCGAAATAATGTCTACTACACCCTTGCCGACTTGAGAGTCGATGTCCTGGCGGCTCTCAAAGTGTTTAATGACCGGCCTTTCCAGAAACGGCAAGGCAGTCGTACTGAAATCCACGACACCATTGAGCGCACCTGTTTGAGACCATTACCGGTGCATCCCTATGAGCCAGTTACCTGGTTTTACAACAATAAAATCTATTCGGATTGTCATATCGTTTTTGAAAAGAATCATTATTCCTGTCCTTATCAGTTTGCGGGTAAAAAAGCCGATTTACGTGTCGGTGATTCATTTATTGAGATTTATTGCCACAATGAGCGGATTGCCAGTCATCATCGTTTCCCATACTATACCATTGATGGTTGGTCGACTCATGATGAAGATTTGCCTGAAAGTTTTAAACAGGCGGAATGGAATCAGGAACGTTTTATGAAAGAAGCACAGAGCATCGGTGCTTCAACTTTGGCGGTGATTCAGCTGATTTTCGAAAATACCCGGCTCCCGGAAAGAGCTTTTAATCCGTCAAAGTCGGTACTGAAACTGGCTAAAAAATATTCGGCGGTACGGCTTGAAAATGCCTGCGAAATGGCCCTCAAAACGCTTCGTTCGCCGAGATACTGTCAATACCGTTTTAAAACTTCCCAAAATAAACGGTAAAAATTACCCATTAGCATCGTTCGATTCGTTTTCATATAGGCTGACATCATAAAAGCCAGCCTTTTTCTTTTCCCTAATCCGATAGCTGTCACCTTTGATATTGATCGTTGTGGAATGATGCAGCAGTCGATCCAGGATCGCCGTTGCAACGACATTATTTCCGAACACATCACCCCAACTACCGTAGGACTTGTTGGAAGTCAGAATGATTGAGCCTTTTTCATAGCGATTGGAAACAATCTGAAAAAAGTAATGAGCCACTTCATCATCCATGGCCGCATAGCCAACTTCATCAATAATCAGGATATTGGGTTTATTCAGTGTTTTAAGTTTGCGATGAATGCGCCCGGAAACAATATTTTCCTGAATCATTGAAATCAGTTCATGTGCACTGAGAAAATAAGCAGTATAGCCACTTTTGATCGCACAAACCGCCAGACCTACGGCCAGATGAGTTTTGCCAACGCCGGGCGGGCCCAAAAACACGACATTTTCGGAACGTTCCACAAAGGCGAGCGTTTTCAGTTCATTTACCTTACGCTGATTGGCACTGGGCTGGAAATCAAAGTCAAATGAATCGATGGCCTTGATATAGGGAAATTTTGCAAGTTTCAAGTTCGTCGTAGTTGTCCGTTCTCTTTTTGCATCAATTTCTGCCCAAAGCAGCTTGTCCAGAAACTCCAAATAGGATATACTATCCTTGGAAGCTTCTTCAGCATGGTGGTCATAAACGGCGGCCATATGCGTGAGATTCAGACGATCAAAAGCTTCCTTCAGGTGATGGGTTACCATATGGTCACCTCACTGACTAAAGAATCATAGACTGCGAGCGGTCTTTGATGCACTTTGGGCGATTGATCTGGAATCATAAGCGGTGCTTTGCGGGCTTTGGCTTTATGGTTTTGACTGTTCAATCCTTCAAAGTGCTTTTTCATTTTTTGAACCTGATGTTTTTGAGCCGGTTTCCGGTAACCTTCAATCAAAGCACCAGTTTCATCATAGATTTCAATCGTTCCATTTCTCAGATCCCGCACACCGACACGGTGACCAACAAAGCGGAAGGGAACGGAAAAATAATTGGACTGATAACTGATCATACAATCATTCA is a window encoding:
- the istA gene encoding IS21 family transposase, with product MSRKIAVKLIMELRANGLSQSSIARSRHMSKTSVNEVFRIAEEQHLSYDEIKDRSSDEVYHLFFPHKHAEETVYALPDYDYVHNELTKVGVTLKILWQEYRDQCTATSHLNVGYTKFCNGYRDEVARKKLTNHLTHKPGVIAEVDWSGKTQKLIDQVTGDEIKVYLFVGTLPYSQYTYVEPCLDMKQNTWLNCHVHMYEYFGGSTVRTVCDNLKTGVVTHPREGDIILTEAYEALGDHYCTAIMPAPVRKPKAKASVEGSVGKLATAVIAKLRNNVYYTLADLRVDVLAALKVFNDRPFQKRQGSRTEIHDTIERTCLRPLPVHPYEPVTWFYNNKIYSDCHIVFEKNHYSCPYQFAGKKADLRVGDSFIEIYCHNERIASHHRFPYYTIDGWSTHDEDLPESFKQAEWNQERFMKEAQSIGASTLAVIQLIFENTRLPERAFNPSKSVLKLAKKYSAVRLENACEMALKTLRSPRYCQYRFKTSQNKR
- the istB gene encoding IS21-like element helper ATPase IstB, with translation MVTHHLKEAFDRLNLTHMAAVYDHHAEEASKDSISYLEFLDKLLWAEIDAKRERTTTTNLKLAKFPYIKAIDSFDFDFQPSANQRKVNELKTLAFVERSENVVFLGPPGVGKTHLAVGLAVCAIKSGYTAYFLSAHELISMIQENIVSGRIHRKLKTLNKPNILIIDEVGYAAMDDEVAHYFFQIVSNRYEKGSIILTSNKSYGSWGDVFGNNVVATAILDRLLHHSTTINIKGDSYRIREKKKAGFYDVSLYENESNDANG